A stretch of Gemmatimonadota bacterium DNA encodes these proteins:
- a CDS encoding glycosyltransferase family 4 protein: MNWQDAENPRAGGAEVHLHETFGRMAARGHEVTLLVSGFRGGALRAELDGMEIHRTGGRYTFSAHAPVYYRERLAPRRFDVVVEDLNKVPLFSPLWCGRPVVPLFHHLFGRTAFSEANPALAAATWLLERPIPRVFKGLPAIAVSESTRADLRARGLKAPISVVHNGVDAKRYTPAPEAVRTSRPTVLYLGRLARYKGVDVLLRAAAMLDRSDTPVNVIVAGDGVARRELERLGGELGLEERVRFLGFVSEDRKLELYRSAWLHVLPSPKEGWGITVVEAAACATPSVASDSPGLRESVRDGETGVLVPHGDERELAAAIRRLVENRSERKAMGRRARSFAESLSWERATEKMEEILVGAAGREPEANGHV; encoded by the coding sequence ATGAACTGGCAGGACGCCGAGAACCCGCGCGCCGGCGGAGCCGAGGTGCATTTGCACGAGACCTTCGGGCGCATGGCGGCGCGGGGTCACGAGGTCACGCTCCTGGTCTCCGGCTTTCGCGGCGGCGCCCTGCGAGCCGAGCTCGACGGCATGGAGATCCATCGCACCGGCGGCAGGTACACGTTTTCGGCGCACGCTCCGGTCTATTACCGCGAGCGCCTGGCTCCAAGGCGATTCGACGTTGTGGTCGAAGACCTGAACAAGGTGCCGCTTTTCTCGCCGCTCTGGTGCGGCCGGCCCGTGGTCCCGCTCTTCCATCATCTCTTCGGACGAACCGCGTTTTCGGAAGCGAACCCGGCGCTGGCCGCCGCCACCTGGCTGCTCGAACGCCCGATCCCGAGGGTGTTCAAGGGGCTGCCCGCGATCGCCGTGTCCGAGAGCACCAGGGCGGACCTGAGAGCGCGCGGCTTGAAAGCGCCTATCTCGGTGGTGCACAACGGCGTGGATGCGAAACGCTACACGCCCGCGCCCGAAGCGGTCCGGACCTCCCGTCCCACCGTCCTCTACCTGGGTCGACTCGCGCGCTACAAGGGCGTGGACGTCCTCCTGAGGGCCGCCGCCATGCTTGATCGCTCCGATACCCCGGTGAACGTGATCGTCGCCGGAGACGGCGTCGCGCGGCGGGAACTGGAGAGACTCGGCGGCGAGCTCGGTCTCGAAGAGCGGGTCCGCTTCCTGGGATTCGTGTCGGAGGACCGGAAGCTCGAACTCTACAGGAGCGCGTGGCTGCACGTGCTTCCGTCGCCGAAGGAGGGTTGGGGCATAACCGTGGTCGAAGCCGCAGCCTGCGCCACGCCGAGCGTCGCCAGCGACTCTCCGGGCCTGAGAGAATCGGTGCGCGACGGCGAGACCGGGGTACTCGTCCCCCATGGCGACGAACGCGAACTCGCCGCCGCCATTCGTCGTCTGGTCGAAAACCGGAGCGAACGCAAGGCGATGGGTCGAAGAGCGCGCAGTTTCGCCGAGTCGCTGTCCTGGGAGAGAGCCACCGAGAAGATGGAAGAAATCCTGGTCGGGGCGGCCGGAAGGGAACCCGAGGCGAACGGCCATGTCTGA
- the lptB gene encoding LPS export ABC transporter ATP-binding protein: protein MNSEPVTAVDSDPAGSRTVELKGTGLTKIYRRRRVVDEVDIRVRRNEIVGLLGPNGAGKTTTFYMLVGLIAPYAGKVELDGEDITRTPMYKRARKGLGYLAQEPSVFRRLTVEQNVLAILETLKLSRKERLARLDSLLAELGLTGLRKLKAYSLSGGERRRLEITRALVRSPKFMLLDEPFAGIDPIAVNDIQSIVRGLKSREMGVVISDHNVEQTFEIVDRAYIMYEGRIRVAGNVSELVWNDEVADIYLGPTLTARMRERYPEPTLAAASA, encoded by the coding sequence ATGAACTCCGAGCCCGTCACCGCAGTCGACTCAGACCCCGCCGGCAGCCGCACCGTGGAACTCAAGGGTACCGGCCTGACGAAGATCTACCGGCGTCGAAGGGTCGTCGACGAGGTGGACATCCGGGTGCGCAGGAACGAGATCGTGGGACTTCTGGGACCGAACGGAGCGGGCAAGACCACCACGTTCTACATGCTGGTAGGGCTTATCGCCCCTTATGCGGGCAAAGTGGAGCTCGACGGCGAGGATATCACTCGAACCCCGATGTACAAGAGGGCGCGCAAGGGGCTCGGGTACCTCGCTCAGGAGCCGTCGGTATTCCGCCGGCTCACGGTGGAGCAGAACGTGCTCGCCATCCTCGAGACCCTGAAACTCTCAAGAAAGGAACGACTGGCCCGCCTGGATTCGCTTCTGGCCGAACTAGGGCTGACGGGGCTGCGCAAGCTCAAGGCGTACTCGCTCTCCGGAGGCGAACGCCGACGTCTCGAAATCACCCGGGCTCTGGTGCGCAGCCCGAAATTCATGCTGCTGGACGAACCCTTCGCCGGCATCGATCCGATCGCGGTCAACGACATCCAGTCGATCGTGAGAGGCCTCAAGAGCCGTGAGATGGGAGTCGTGATCTCGGATCACAACGTCGAGCAGACCTTCGAGATCGTCGACCGGGCCTACATAATGTACGAGGGGCGCATCCGTGTCGCGGGAAACGTGAGCGAGCTGGTCTGGAACGACGAAGTGGCCGACATCTACCTGGGACCCACACTCACCGCCCGCATGCGCGAGCGCTATCCGGAGCCGACCCTCGCCGCAGCCTCCGCCTAG
- the rpoN gene encoding RNA polymerase factor sigma-54, giving the protein MAPQLYRQMDLIQMAMPELRQHLEQTLYANPFLELEEADEEMLVELGEGEEDGDEDEIDWEEVLLDDAPHTGRIAAPQDSEDYVEPVAVAKVDLRDHLLGQIGETTLNPRVARICEELVWHLDDDGFLTASLEEAVALLNAWHDREAADDHPPYTPTEAEEALTTLQGFDPPGVGAPSRSEALLIQLWREGREHTLEYLVLHRHYSSLLNRSWTRIALDLGVPEARVRMVVGKLAGLNPRPGAAFSEGAAPIVVPDLAVTEADGEYQVFLNDGTVPRLRISGSYRDTVLSGRLDDESRTFITERLGAAQWMVQALEQRRRTIVRVMECIVERQREFLDRGEKYLEPMTLADVAEATGMHESTVSRATHDKYVSTPRGVFPLRYFFSSSVSMKYGGKISSTAVQAEIRTLVEQEDADKPLSDSKLAALLAEKDIRVARRTVAKYRDRLGIRPARMRKRL; this is encoded by the coding sequence ATGGCGCCGCAGCTCTACCGGCAGATGGACCTGATCCAGATGGCGATGCCCGAGCTGCGTCAGCATCTGGAGCAGACTCTCTACGCGAACCCGTTTCTGGAGCTCGAAGAGGCTGACGAGGAGATGCTCGTCGAGCTCGGAGAGGGCGAGGAGGACGGCGACGAAGACGAGATCGACTGGGAGGAGGTGCTCCTCGACGACGCGCCCCACACCGGCCGGATAGCCGCGCCGCAGGATTCCGAAGACTACGTGGAACCCGTCGCGGTAGCGAAGGTCGACCTGCGCGATCACCTTCTGGGACAGATCGGCGAGACGACCCTGAATCCGCGGGTCGCCAGAATTTGCGAGGAGCTGGTGTGGCACCTGGACGACGACGGCTTTCTGACCGCCAGCCTGGAAGAGGCGGTCGCCCTCCTGAATGCCTGGCACGACCGGGAGGCGGCGGATGACCACCCCCCGTACACGCCGACGGAGGCCGAAGAGGCGCTAACGACTCTCCAGGGCTTCGATCCGCCGGGAGTCGGGGCCCCGAGCCGATCGGAAGCGCTGCTCATCCAGCTCTGGCGAGAGGGAAGGGAGCACACGCTCGAGTATCTCGTGCTGCACCGGCACTACTCCAGCCTTCTCAACCGGAGCTGGACCAGGATCGCGCTCGATCTCGGCGTTCCCGAAGCCAGAGTACGGATGGTGGTCGGGAAGCTCGCCGGGCTCAATCCCAGACCGGGAGCCGCCTTCTCCGAAGGAGCCGCGCCCATAGTCGTCCCCGACCTTGCCGTGACCGAAGCGGACGGGGAGTATCAGGTGTTCCTGAACGACGGGACGGTGCCCAGACTGCGCATCTCCGGCAGCTATCGCGACACCGTGCTGAGCGGCAGGCTGGACGACGAAAGCCGCACTTTCATTACGGAACGTCTGGGCGCCGCCCAGTGGATGGTGCAGGCCCTCGAGCAGCGTCGTCGAACCATCGTCCGGGTCATGGAGTGCATCGTGGAACGCCAGCGGGAGTTCCTGGACCGGGGGGAAAAGTACCTGGAACCGATGACGCTGGCCGACGTCGCGGAGGCCACCGGGATGCACGAGTCCACCGTTTCGCGCGCCACCCACGACAAGTACGTGAGCACGCCCAGGGGCGTCTTTCCGCTTCGTTACTTCTTTTCGTCGTCCGTCTCCATGAAATACGGCGGCAAGATCTCCTCGACCGCGGTCCAGGCGGAGATCCGGACGCTCGTCGAGCAGGAAGACGCCGACAAGCCTCTCAGCGACTCGAAGCTCGCCGCCCTCCTGGCGGAGAAGGACATCCGAGTGGCTCGGCGCACGGTCGCCAAATACCGGGATCGTCTGGGCATCCGGCCTGCGCGAATGAGGAAGCGGCTGTGA
- the kdsA gene encoding 3-deoxy-8-phosphooctulonate synthase, with protein MTPSGGGRHHVFDRFFIIAGPCALEDDRLNLAVARELAGAATDLGVPAIFKGSFDKANRTRFDSARGPGIEAGLAALERVRDATGLPVLTDIHEPGQAERAAKSVDALQIPAFLCRQTDLLTAAAATGLPVNVKKGQWMTPEGMAGAVDKLRRGGANEVAVTERGSAFGYGDLVVDMRSFARIGEACACPAVFDATHSVQRPGARLTGGKPEHTPALARAAVAAGCDGLFVETHPEPGSAPSDRATMLPLARLRVLLDEICRLREALDYDV; from the coding sequence GTGACGCCCTCCGGCGGCGGTCGCCACCACGTGTTCGATAGGTTCTTCATCATCGCGGGACCTTGCGCGCTCGAGGACGACCGCCTCAACCTCGCCGTCGCCCGCGAGCTCGCCGGGGCCGCGACCGATCTCGGCGTTCCCGCCATCTTCAAGGGATCGTTCGACAAGGCGAACCGAACGAGATTCGACTCGGCCCGAGGCCCAGGGATCGAGGCCGGACTCGCCGCACTCGAACGGGTGCGCGACGCCACCGGACTTCCCGTCCTTACCGACATCCACGAACCAGGTCAGGCCGAACGAGCCGCGAAGTCCGTGGACGCCCTCCAGATCCCGGCCTTCCTCTGCCGCCAGACCGACCTCCTCACGGCGGCCGCGGCGACCGGGCTTCCCGTGAACGTGAAAAAGGGACAATGGATGACTCCCGAAGGGATGGCGGGAGCCGTGGACAAGCTGCGGCGCGGCGGAGCGAACGAGGTCGCGGTCACCGAGCGCGGCAGCGCCTTCGGATACGGGGACCTGGTCGTCGACATGCGCTCCTTTGCAAGAATCGGTGAGGCGTGCGCCTGTCCGGCCGTGTTCGACGCCACTCATTCGGTCCAGCGGCCGGGAGCCCGCCTCACCGGGGGGAAGCCGGAACACACGCCTGCGCTCGCCAGAGCCGCTGTCGCGGCCGGCTGCGACGGCCTTTTCGTGGAAACGCACCCGGAGCCCGGCTCCGCTCCCTCCGACCGGGCCACCATGCTCCCGCTCGCTCGGCTCCGTGTACTTCTGGATGAGATTTGCAGGCTGAGGGAGGCCCTCGACTACGATGTCTAG
- the kdsB gene encoding 3-deoxy-manno-octulosonate cytidylyltransferase, with translation MHRSARPRVLGVIPARLDSVRLPRKPLHPLLGRPLVEWVWRRARAMPLLDQLVVATDAAEVASLCRSLGARTELTSAEHRSGTERVAEVAIRPAYRDHDVILNIQGDEPLVRESHLRAAVELVASGKWPLGTCAAPLAECDFDDPAAVKVGTDHDGAALWFDRALPDGISDETLRDGRVGRHLGIYSYSPSGLANWVSLDPVEAERERSLEQLRPLAHGIAMGVARVSAAAPGVDTPGDVPKVEAMLREEPLTGEVGPEMT, from the coding sequence GTGCACAGAAGCGCTCGCCCCCGCGTTCTCGGAGTCATCCCCGCCCGCCTCGACTCGGTCCGCCTGCCTAGGAAACCTCTGCACCCCCTTCTCGGACGTCCTCTCGTGGAATGGGTCTGGCGAAGAGCCCGAGCCATGCCCCTGCTCGATCAGCTGGTGGTGGCCACGGACGCCGCCGAGGTCGCCTCGCTCTGCCGCTCGCTGGGCGCCCGAACGGAGCTGACCTCCGCCGAACACCGTTCCGGCACGGAACGCGTGGCCGAGGTCGCGATCCGTCCGGCCTACCGGGATCACGACGTGATTCTGAACATTCAAGGGGACGAGCCGTTGGTCAGGGAATCCCACCTCCGGGCGGCGGTCGAGCTGGTGGCGTCGGGAAAGTGGCCGCTGGGAACCTGCGCCGCGCCCTTGGCCGAGTGCGATTTCGACGACCCTGCGGCGGTCAAGGTGGGAACGGACCACGACGGCGCAGCCCTCTGGTTCGACCGGGCCCTTCCGGACGGCATTTCCGACGAGACCTTGCGGGACGGGAGAGTGGGGCGGCACCTGGGCATCTATTCCTACTCGCCATCCGGGCTCGCCAACTGGGTATCTTTAGATCCGGTTGAAGCAGAGAGGGAGCGCTCGCTTGAACAGCTTCGTCCGCTGGCTCACGGGATCGCCATGGGCGTGGCCCGGGTTTCGGCGGCGGCTCCAGGCGTGGACACTCCAGGCGACGTCCCAAAGGTCGAAGCGATGTTACGAGAAGAGCCGCTTACCGGAGAGGTGGGTCCGGAAATGACATGA
- a CDS encoding CTP synthase, which produces MNPESRATKYIFVTGGVVSALGKGITAASLGRLLKERGYRVTIQKFDPYINVDPGTMSPFQHGEVYVTDDGAETDLDLGHYERFIDEPLSQANNVTSGRVYQSVIARERRGDYLGSTVQVIPHVTDEIKARISKVAPGHDVVITEIGGTVGDIESLPFLEAIRQFRAESSRADVMVVHVTLIPYLKAAGELKTKPTQHSARELMEIGIQPDALICRTEHPLPPEVRRKIALFTNVPEDGVIEAIDLDTIYAVPLSLREQGFDGFVCDRLGLEVGEPDLSAWESIVSAIRGPKSGSTRIAVVGKYTDLVDAYKSVQEALIHGGIANDLKVELSWLSSEMLEGRAADYLDDFDGLLIPGGFGERGIEGMIDAVRCAREGRMPFLGICLGLQCAVIEFGRNVCGLRDAHSSEFDPAAEHVLVGLLDSQLKVTDKGGTMRLGAYPCRLVAGTRARAVYGEEVVHERHRHRYEVNNDYRGLFAENGLTISGLSPDGGLVEIIELGDHPWFVAGQFHPELKSRPTSPHPLFTEFVAASFEQGSLLKGT; this is translated from the coding sequence ATGAACCCGGAATCACGAGCCACCAAATACATCTTCGTGACCGGAGGCGTCGTGTCCGCTCTGGGCAAGGGAATCACCGCGGCTTCGCTCGGGCGGCTGCTCAAGGAGCGCGGCTACCGGGTCACGATCCAGAAGTTCGATCCCTACATCAACGTCGATCCGGGCACCATGTCGCCCTTCCAGCACGGCGAGGTCTACGTGACCGACGACGGCGCGGAGACCGACCTCGATCTGGGGCACTACGAGCGCTTCATCGACGAACCCCTCTCGCAGGCCAACAACGTCACGAGCGGCAGAGTCTACCAGTCTGTCATCGCCAGGGAGCGCAGGGGCGACTACCTGGGATCCACCGTTCAGGTCATTCCGCACGTCACCGACGAGATCAAGGCCCGCATCTCGAAGGTGGCGCCGGGCCACGACGTGGTCATAACCGAGATCGGGGGCACGGTGGGCGATATCGAGTCGCTACCATTCCTGGAGGCCATCCGTCAGTTTCGGGCGGAGTCCTCCCGCGCCGACGTGATGGTGGTTCACGTCACTCTCATCCCCTATCTGAAGGCCGCAGGCGAGCTCAAGACGAAGCCCACCCAGCACTCCGCCCGCGAGCTGATGGAGATCGGTATCCAACCGGACGCGCTCATCTGCCGAACCGAGCATCCGCTTCCTCCCGAGGTGCGCCGCAAGATCGCTCTCTTCACCAACGTGCCGGAAGACGGGGTGATCGAGGCTATCGATCTCGACACTATTTACGCCGTGCCGCTCAGTCTGCGGGAGCAGGGTTTCGACGGGTTCGTCTGCGACCGGCTCGGCCTCGAGGTGGGGGAACCCGATCTCTCGGCGTGGGAGTCCATCGTCTCCGCAATCCGCGGGCCCAAGAGCGGATCGACCCGGATCGCGGTGGTCGGCAAATACACCGACCTCGTCGACGCCTACAAGTCGGTGCAGGAGGCCCTCATCCACGGGGGCATCGCCAACGACCTGAAGGTGGAGCTCAGTTGGCTCTCCTCGGAGATGCTCGAGGGTAGGGCCGCCGACTATCTCGACGACTTCGACGGTCTGCTGATCCCGGGCGGTTTCGGAGAACGCGGCATCGAAGGCATGATCGACGCGGTGCGCTGCGCTCGCGAAGGCAGGATGCCTTTCCTCGGCATCTGCCTGGGGCTCCAGTGCGCGGTGATCGAGTTCGGACGCAACGTCTGCGGCCTCCGCGACGCTCACTCGTCGGAGTTCGATCCGGCCGCCGAGCACGTCCTCGTCGGACTTCTGGATTCCCAGCTCAAGGTGACGGACAAGGGCGGCACCATGAGATTGGGCGCCTACCCGTGCAGGCTGGTGGCGGGCACCCGCGCGCGAGCCGTCTACGGCGAGGAAGTCGTCCACGAACGCCACCGGCATCGCTACGAGGTGAACAACGACTATCGCGGTCTCTTCGCCGAAAACGGCCTGACGATCAGCGGACTGTCGCCGGACGGCGGTCTCGTGGAAATAATCGAACTCGGCGACCACCCGTGGTTCGTCGCGGGCCAGTTCCATCCGGAGCTCAAGAGCCGTCCCACGTCGCCGCATCCCCTCTTCACCGAGTTCGTCGCGGCCTCTTTCGAGCAGGGCTCCCTTCTGAAGGGCACGTGA
- the lptC gene encoding LPS export ABC transporter periplasmic protein LptC, with amino-acid sequence MRSHTSFPTAGVALLFASVLGTASCEVGSEGPVAGRELTELPADYAIYGMTTYMTTDGVRQGRIMADTAYMFDDSTTVRLHGIDVVFYSDNGTARGTVTAAYGEWNRQTNRMTARGDAVFVVSADGSRIESQELHYDPDLDRIWSDLPTTQTKPNGVPVRGSSFESDLEFTDVRIRGIGSRRFP; translated from the coding sequence ATGCGATCGCACACCTCTTTCCCGACCGCCGGAGTCGCGCTCCTCTTCGCCTCGGTCCTCGGAACGGCCTCGTGCGAGGTCGGCTCCGAAGGTCCTGTGGCCGGGCGGGAACTCACCGAACTCCCTGCGGACTACGCCATCTACGGCATGACCACCTACATGACCACGGACGGGGTACGTCAGGGCCGCATCATGGCCGACACGGCCTACATGTTCGACGACTCCACCACCGTCCGGCTCCACGGAATCGACGTGGTCTTCTACTCCGACAACGGGACCGCAAGGGGAACGGTGACCGCCGCTTACGGAGAATGGAACCGTCAGACCAACCGGATGACCGCGCGCGGCGACGCGGTTTTCGTAGTCAGCGCCGACGGCAGCCGCATCGAGAGCCAGGAACTCCACTACGACCCCGATCTGGACCGAATCTGGAGCGACTTGCCCACCACGCAGACCAAGCCGAACGGGGTCCCAGTTCGGGGGTCGTCATTCGAATCGGATCTGGAATTCACGGATGTGCGGATCCGCGGCATCGGTAGCCGTCGGTTTCCGTGA
- a CDS encoding nucleotide sugar dehydrogenase: protein MAERTEANPVLGIVGLGYVGLPLAVKAAAKGVRVIGFDVLPEVAVGVNRGESHVGDVDSAALAAPVSAGLIEATTDTTRMKECSAISICVPTPLSKTGDPDVSSVVAASEAVAAALAPGMLVVLESTTYPGTTRDLVRPILERDGLRAGRDFHLCFSPERIDPGNAVWDAANTPRVIGGITPECAQAGIELYSRFLTELVPVSSTEAAEFTKILENTFRAVNIALVNEAAIIADKLGVDIWEVIEAAATKPFGFMSFTPGPGLGGHCIPVDPHYLAWKMRTLEYRTRIIDLASEINAEMPAFVAGKVRTVLNRAGKPVNGARVLLLGVAYKRDIDDVRESPAFDVRRLLAADGAEIGYHDPHVPVWRTGDHDELRSIPLTDETLAAHDVVVILADHSDVDYRRVFGRAKALVDTRRAVRSVSSTDGANTPFGSDPWIVKG, encoded by the coding sequence GTGGCCGAGCGAACGGAAGCGAACCCCGTGCTGGGAATAGTCGGTCTCGGCTACGTCGGGCTGCCGCTGGCGGTCAAGGCGGCCGCGAAGGGAGTGCGCGTGATCGGATTCGACGTCCTGCCGGAGGTCGCGGTCGGAGTCAATCGCGGCGAGTCTCACGTCGGCGACGTCGACTCGGCGGCCTTGGCCGCCCCGGTGTCGGCCGGCCTCATCGAGGCGACGACCGATACGACGCGCATGAAGGAGTGTTCGGCGATCTCGATCTGCGTGCCCACCCCGCTCTCGAAAACCGGAGATCCGGATGTCTCCAGCGTGGTCGCGGCCTCGGAGGCGGTCGCCGCCGCGCTCGCGCCGGGAATGCTCGTAGTTCTCGAGTCCACCACCTACCCGGGCACCACCCGCGACCTGGTGCGGCCGATTCTCGAACGCGACGGGCTCAGGGCTGGGCGCGATTTCCACCTCTGCTTCTCTCCCGAGCGCATCGACCCCGGCAACGCGGTCTGGGACGCCGCCAACACTCCGCGGGTGATCGGCGGCATCACGCCGGAGTGCGCGCAGGCGGGGATCGAGCTCTACTCCCGCTTTCTCACCGAACTCGTCCCGGTTTCCTCGACCGAGGCCGCGGAGTTCACGAAGATCCTGGAAAACACGTTTCGGGCCGTCAACATCGCGCTGGTGAACGAGGCGGCGATCATCGCCGACAAGCTCGGGGTCGACATCTGGGAGGTCATCGAGGCCGCAGCCACCAAGCCGTTCGGCTTCATGAGCTTCACGCCCGGTCCCGGACTCGGTGGCCACTGCATCCCCGTCGATCCGCACTACCTGGCGTGGAAGATGCGAACCCTCGAATACCGGACCCGCATCATCGACCTCGCCTCCGAGATCAACGCCGAGATGCCGGCCTTCGTCGCCGGCAAGGTGCGCACCGTCCTCAACCGGGCGGGGAAGCCGGTGAACGGTGCGCGCGTGCTCCTCCTCGGAGTCGCCTACAAGCGAGACATCGACGACGTGCGTGAATCGCCCGCGTTCGACGTCCGCCGACTGCTCGCGGCCGACGGAGCGGAGATCGGCTACCACGACCCGCACGTGCCGGTCTGGCGAACCGGCGACCACGACGAGCTGCGTTCGATTCCTCTGACCGACGAGACCCTGGCGGCTCACGACGTCGTCGTCATCCTCGCCGACCACTCCGACGTCGATTACCGACGCGTATTCGGCCGAGCGAAGGCGCTGGTGGACACCCGGCGGGCCGTCAGGAGCGTCTCCTCGACCGACGGTGCGAATACGCCCTTCGGAAGCGATCCCTGGATCGTGAAAGGGTAG
- a CDS encoding glycosyltransferase family 2 protein produces MTADFALVVPAFNEVEVAADLVRELRKAWKAHGLEGRIVVVDDGSTDGTAAKVREEAKGWAALKVVEHDTNRGKTEAMLTGIRATERQHIVIFDADLQHSPDEIPRFLAKLGEGWDIVTGRKVGAYDKKMVSGIYNRLSRGLFSVPVSDLNSMKAFRRSVIEGLVLRHDWHRFFVVLAHARGASVTEIDIVLHDRRAGVSKYRGLGRVLVGTLDLASVAFLLFFSRKPLLFFGSAGLGIGFAGGLVGAVSFYMRFIHSALGFTPVAPSFGYRPLLYLSALLLTIGALLVGFGLVSEQVAQLRHEVREFRRRDRDPGSDGSGGA; encoded by the coding sequence ATGACCGCGGACTTCGCGCTGGTCGTCCCCGCCTTCAACGAGGTGGAGGTGGCCGCCGATCTCGTCCGGGAGCTGCGCAAGGCCTGGAAGGCACACGGCCTCGAGGGCCGGATCGTCGTCGTCGACGACGGATCCACGGACGGGACCGCAGCGAAGGTCAGGGAAGAGGCTAAGGGCTGGGCGGCGCTGAAGGTGGTGGAACACGACACGAACCGCGGCAAGACCGAGGCGATGCTCACCGGGATCAGGGCCACCGAACGGCAGCACATCGTGATCTTCGACGCGGACCTCCAACACTCGCCCGACGAGATCCCACGCTTTCTGGCCAAGCTCGGGGAGGGATGGGACATAGTCACCGGACGGAAGGTCGGCGCCTACGACAAGAAGATGGTCTCCGGGATCTACAACCGCCTCTCCCGAGGCCTTTTCTCGGTGCCGGTATCCGATCTCAATTCGATGAAGGCGTTCAGACGCTCCGTCATCGAGGGGCTGGTCCTACGCCACGATTGGCACCGTTTCTTCGTCGTGCTGGCCCACGCTCGCGGGGCGTCGGTGACCGAGATCGACATCGTGCTCCATGACAGAAGGGCGGGGGTCTCCAAGTACCGGGGGCTGGGGCGTGTGCTGGTCGGCACCCTGGACCTAGCTTCGGTCGCGTTTCTCCTCTTCTTTTCGCGCAAGCCTCTCCTCTTCTTCGGCTCGGCCGGGCTCGGTATCGGCTTCGCGGGCGGACTCGTCGGAGCGGTGTCGTTCTATATGCGCTTCATCCACTCGGCGCTGGGTTTCACGCCGGTCGCGCCATCTTTCGGTTACCGGCCGCTGCTCTACCTTTCGGCGCTCCTCCTAACCATCGGTGCGCTCCTGGTCGGATTCGGGCTGGTGAGCGAGCAGGTGGCTCAGCTCCGTCACGAGGTGAGGGAGTTCCGCAGACGGGACCGCGACCCCGGATCCGACGGCTCGGGCGGGGCCTGA
- a CDS encoding glycosyltransferase family 2 protein — MPSPDFPGGELELPQALFAVSLSVVVPCYNELATVERLLRRVRTLPLDLEVIVVDDGSVDGTRDLLRKLERTELIDVLVLLPSNRGKGAALRAGFERATGDIVAVQDADLEYDPVQLPSLVAPIVEGLADAVYGSRFTGPRQNTYYYWNHVGNRVITTVSNAFTNLRLTDIETCYKVIRRDLLRTLPLTARSFTIEPEITARLAQSRARVVELPISYHGRSYEEGKKIGWRDGVRALRAILQFNILGPKAKRWKRPDRDPWRERNPETGK; from the coding sequence ATGCCGAGCCCCGATTTCCCAGGGGGCGAGCTGGAGCTTCCGCAGGCTCTTTTCGCCGTCTCGCTGTCGGTGGTGGTCCCGTGCTACAACGAGCTCGCCACCGTGGAGAGGCTGCTTAGGCGCGTGCGCACTCTGCCGCTCGACCTCGAGGTGATAGTGGTGGACGACGGTTCGGTAGACGGAACCCGCGATCTGCTCAGGAAGCTCGAACGCACCGAGCTGATCGACGTTCTCGTGCTCCTGCCGAGCAACCGGGGCAAGGGCGCGGCCTTGCGGGCGGGTTTCGAGCGTGCGACCGGCGACATCGTCGCGGTGCAGGACGCCGACCTGGAGTACGATCCCGTCCAACTGCCCAGCCTGGTCGCACCCATCGTCGAGGGCCTTGCGGACGCGGTCTACGGCTCGCGCTTCACCGGACCTCGGCAGAACACCTACTACTACTGGAACCACGTCGGGAACCGGGTCATCACCACCGTTTCCAACGCGTTCACCAACCTGCGACTGACCGACATCGAGACCTGCTACAAGGTCATTCGCCGCGACCTGCTGCGCACGCTTCCGCTGACTGCGAGGAGCTTCACCATCGAACCCGAGATCACGGCCCGCCTCGCGCAGTCCAGGGCCCGGGTCGTCGAGCTCCCCATCTCCTACCACGGACGCTCCTACGAGGAAGGGAAGAAGATCGGTTGGCGGGACGGCGTTCGGGCCCTGCGCGCGATCCTGCAGTTCAATATCCTGGGCCCCAAGGCCAAGAGGTGGAAGCGTCCGGACCGGGACCCGTGGAGAGAGCGAAATCCGGAGACCGGGAAATGA